The following nucleotide sequence is from Mesorhizobium sp. J8.
GCAAACGATCCCCTCGTTCGTGTATCTCGTGCCCGTCGTCATGCTGTTCGGGATTGGCAATGTGCCAGGCGTGATCGTGACGATCATCTTTGCACTTCCACCCGTCATCAGGCTCACCGCTCTGGGCATCCGGCAGGTCCCTGAAGAAGTCGTGGAAGCCATGCGCGCCTTTGGAGCCACCAACAACCAGCTTCTGTTCAAGGCTCAGTTGCCGCTGGCGCTGCCGAGCATCCTTGCGGGCGTCAATCAGACGTTGATGATGTCGCTTTCAATGGTCGTCGTTGCGTCGATGATCGCCGTCGGCGGACTTGGCCAGATGGTCCTGCGCGGAATCGGTCGGCTGGATGTGGGCCTCGCCGCGACCGGCGGGATCGGCATCGTTATCCTTGCCGTCATCCTTGATCGCCTGACGCAAGCCGCGATGTCGCGACGCAGACAGTTCGGCCATGTCGCCTGGTACAGGCGGGGACCAGCATCCGTGTTTACGATGATGCTCAGACCTTATAGATCCCCCGCCACGCAAGACTGGAAAGCGACCGGCGCCGAACTCCTCTCTACAAACAAAGGGGAGCGACTATGAACGGCCCGCTTAACGTGGAACCTCTGTCGCTGCGCCTGGCCCCGCAAAGGCCACTTCTATCAACGGGAAACTGGCTGCCAAGGCGAAACAAAAGCACGCTGGTTCGCCCGCCATCAGCCGTTGTTCGGCCGGGCGAAACTTCTCAATAGTGGAGCTTACCTTTGAAAGCGCATTCCGTTGAATTCAAAGACGTCTGGAAGGTCTTCGGGACGGGCTCCAAACTCGATCTCGCGAGCGTCCAGCGCAACGATCTTTCCAAGGCTGCGCTCCTTGAAAAATATGGCTGTGTCGCAGCTGTTGCCGGTGTCTCCTTCAAGGTCGAGGCAAGTGAGATCTTCTGCGTTATGGGGCTGTCTGGAAGCGGCAAGTCGACGCTGGTCCGTCACGTGAACCGTCTGATCAAACCCAGCTCCGGCCAGATCATCGTCGGCGGCGAAGACATTAACCAGAAATCCGAAAACGAGATGCGCGAGCTGCGCGCGCGTACCATGGGGATGGTCTTTCAGAACGTCGCGCTGCTTCCCCATCGCACCGTTCGCGACAACGTCGCTCTCAGCCTGGAACTGCGAAAGGCAAGCGTGCGGCAGCGCCGTGAAATCGCGGAGGAAAAGCTCGAGCTCGTCCAGCTTGCCGGCTGGGGTGACCGTTACCCCGATCAGCTTTCCGGCGGAATGAAGCAAAGGGTTGGTCTTGCGCGAGCGCTGGCGGCCGATCCAGCGATTTTGTTGATGGACGAACCCTTCTCGGCCCTTGATCCGCTCATTCGGCGGGAATTGCAGGATCAGTTCAAGGCGCTGTCGACGAAATTGGGAAAGACCACGCTGTTCATCACTCATGACCTCGATGAGGCGGTCCGGCTCGGACACCATATTGGCGTCATGAAAGACGGCAAGATGCTTCAGATCGGTTCGGCCGACGAGATACTCGGCAGCCCGAATGACCCCTATGTCGAAAAATTCGTCCAGGGAAGCAGTCGGTTGAAGCTTCTTAAGGCCGAGACGGTGATGTTGCCCCTCGAAGAGTTCAAGACGGTCGGGCAGGGCCAGCCCTTAGCCGATGCTCCGCGGCTAAGACTGGATACGCCGATCGAGGAACTGCTTGGTCTGTCCAATCGAAATGGCAACACTCCCATGGTCGTGGTCGACGGTAGCGGGCTCGATGTTGGTGTGATCACCGCATCGTCGATCCTGCGCGGCGTGCATGAGCGTCTTTAATAGAGTCGCTGTCGGCTCCACTGTTTGCCGTCGCTGTTGCCAATGATCGGCAAGGGGCAATGCAGGCGCCGGATCCGCCCGCGGGAGGGACTAGGAGTTCCTCGTTCGTTCGGCTTCGACCCCCGCAACAGCGATCGTAGAACTCTTCAGGTCGAAGCTCTCGCACGGCTTTGAAGACATACCAGTCTGGTTCCTGAGCTCGGAAGCCTTTCGTTTCGTTGCCCGCACCACACTGGAGCTCGGTGGGCCGTCCAGCAGCCTGGTCTGCACGCCGCCTTTTTTGGGCGCTAAGGTTCTGAAACTTGCATGAGAGCTGGGCGCCAACCGATGCGCCGCCGGCACAGGCTTGGCGTTTTTAAGGCCGGGATCTTGCGTGAGGGATGATGTGGGTCGGGTACGCTCATAACCTCAGTTCATAAGTTACATTATTTTTTATTGGTGGTTCGCGTGATCACCGGGCCGTATATTGCCGATTTATAATTAGGGATCAAAAAATGTCGTCGAGATCAGGCGGCCGAGGCGCTCGGCAAAAATTGCGTTCTGACAGAACGGTTACTTTCCTGCCGCCGCTTGACCGCGGATTGCCTTATATGGATTTGCTGAGCCAAGAAGACTTGCTTCGGCTTCATAATATATCCATGCAGATTCTGGAAGAAATAGGGATCGAATTCCGTGATGACGAGGCGGTCGCGCTTTGGCGCGCGGCTGGCGCCGACGTCAACGGCCAGCGCGTGAGGATCGACCGAAATCAGCTCCTGGAGCTTGTTGCTAAAGCTCCCGAAGCATTCACCGTCGTTGCCAGAAATCCGGCCAAGACGATCAGCCTGGGCGGCAGGAGGAGCATCTTCGTTCCGGCCTACGGATCGCCGAACGTGCTCGATCTGGAGGGCAGGAGGCGGAACTCGACAATCGCGGATTTCGTCAATTTCGCGAAGCTCGCCTATCAGGCGCCAGCAATCCACATGACAGGCGGTGTACTGTGCGAGCCGATGGACGTTGCGGTCCCCAAGCGCCACCTGCATATGAACTACAGCCTGATACGCTATTCCGACAAGCCGTTCATGGGTGCGGTGACCTCGCGTGAGAGGGCGGAAGACACGATCGCCATGGCCAAGATCGTCTTCGGCGATGAATTCCTCCAGGACAACACGGTCCTCATATCGCTTGCTAATTGCAATTCCCCGCTGGTTTGGGACGCAACCATGCTCGATGCAGTCAAGGTCTATTCCGCCAACAACCAGGCCATGATATTCGCTCCGTTCGTTCTGGGCGGCGCCAGCACCGCGGCGAGCACCGTAGCGGCGGTTGCGCAGCTCAACGCGGAGGCTCTTGCCGGCATCGCCTTTGCGCAGCTGGTGCGGCCCGGCGCGCCTTGCATCTACGGCCAGTGGCTGGCGACGGTGTCGATGAAGAGCGGCGCGCCGATGGCCGGCACGCCCGAAATCTGCCACATGAACTTGCTGGTCGGTCAATTGGCCAGGCACTACAAGCTGCCCTGGCGCTGCAGCGGCAGCAACACGAGCTCGAAGCTCGTGGATGCCCAGGCCGGTTATGAGGCCGCGCGCAACATGTACGGCGCGCTTATCGCCGGCGCGAACTTTGTGCTTTCCACGACCGGTTATCTCGAGGCGGCTTTGACCCAAAGCTACAGCAAGTTCATGCTCGACGCCGAGCAGATGGTGATGTTCTACAAGCTGGGACAGGGTATCGCCTTGCGCGAGATTGACGAAGCGATGGATGCGATCCGGCAGAGCGAGCCTGGGTCTCACTATCTGGGAACGGAGCACACGCTGAAGAATTTCGAGCATGCCTTTTTCGTCCCCGAATTGATGAACCATGACAGCTTTGAGCAATGGTCCTTCAACGGTTCCAAGGATGCCAACACCCGGGGACTCGAAGCGGCTGTTCGGGCGCTCAAGGAATATGAGGCACCGCCCATCGACGAAGCGATCGACGAGGCGCTTCTGGACTTCATAAAGCGTAGGGAGAACGAAATCGGCGATGCCGTGCTCTAGCGCGGTCGGCGATGCCCCGGTGCCCGCCGCGGCGACGTGATCGATTATTCGGGGATTGCGAGGAGGAAGCCGCAGGGTGCCCGTCTGGAATGGAAATTTTCTTAGGTACTGGCCCGGACGGCCTCGGGCCCCGGTGATACAGGCGGGATCAGGCCCGCCCATCGAATGACGAAAGCCGATGAACGCACCACCAAACATAACCGCTATCACCTCACCGGTCCGGCTTGACGGTCCGACTGGCGGCTGCTCGATGGAGTTGCTGGTTCTGGTTTTGCCAGGGTTCTCGCATCTTGCGCTGCACGCCTTCCTCGAACCATTCCGCATAGCCAATACGGTGTCGAGATCGGAGCTGTTCCATTGGCGGGTGGCAGGGCTCGATACCCGTGCCGTCCAGGGTGCCAACGGCATCTCGATCGCCGTGGACACGGCAATCGGCAACCAGCAAGCTTCGCAACCTAAGCCGGATTGTCTGGCGGTCGTTGCCGGTGAACAGGTGGAACACCAGTTCACGCCACAACTCAACAGCTACTTGCGCACGGCTGCACGACACGGTGTACCGGTGACCGCCGTCGGAACAGCGACGTGGCTGCTCGCCCAGACCGGTCTTCTGGCGGGCACGCGATGCACGATCCATTGGTCCCGGCTTGCTGCCTTCTCCGAGGTGTTCACCCAGCCGCGAATCCGGGACACTCTCTTCATCAGGGACGGTCAGTTCTCGACCTGCGCCGGTGAATTGGCAGCCTTTGATCTGGCCATCGATCTCATTGCCAGCCACGCCGGCGCCTTCATCGCGCAGGAGGTTTGCCGCCACGCCATTGTCGATGGCCAGCGATCCGGATCAAACCGCCAAACAGGACCATCCGGTGTCGCATTTGCAGGCGTGAGCGAAAAACTTCTGATGGCCATGAGGATCATGGAGGAAAACATCGAGTCCCCGCTCGCCATGTCTGAGGTGGCACGACGGGCTGGCGTCTCGCGGCGGCAACTGGAACGCTTGTTCTCCACGCATGTCGGCATGCCGCCGGTGCGTCAATATCTGCGCATTCGCGTCGATCACGCCAAACGTCTGATCGAGGGCACACGCTTGCCCATCACTGACGTCGCGATCGCATGTGGCTTCATTTCACCGTCGCATTTCGCGAAGTGCTTCAGAATGTTCAATGGCATCACGCCTCAAAAGTGCCGCGCAATGGTTCCGGCTTGGGTGGGGCGTGGCCTCGGCTAGACTCGTAATAGTGCACCTCGAATTGAATAGCAGATGCGTTCCGCAAGCGGGAGGTCGGCGAGATCGAAGCATGCCGCCTCTAGCGCGTCGATCTGGATGCGGACACTGTTCTGCCTCACGTTAACGATACTCCCTGAGGACCGAGCGTTGCCTCATTCATTTATTCCGGGCGTTATGCCCTGGCCCGTCAAATCCCGGCCCCGGGCAGATGGCCCAGCAGTGTGTGTTGACCAGCATGGTCCGCGTCGGATCAGAAGCTCACGGCCTCGATGCAACGTCAGCGCACTTTGCGGGACCTGGCCTTTCACCGCGGCTTAAGCTGGGTCTTGCGACCAAGCCCGTCAGAACGCGCGCTCAGTGATGCTCGTTGCGCAGGTTTTGCGCGGGGAAAGCGTCTCGGTAAAGACGCAAAAAGTGCGAGGACGTCGTCAATGATCACTTCGATCCGTCGATAGACATATCCTCAAGCTTGTTCCCTCAGCCCTTCTGCTCCGGCCGACTGTCGGTCGAAATGGGACGCAATTCGAATACCTGGGAACCCCGATGAGATTAACCACAGAGCTTAGTCAGATAACATTTAGTACTGTGATACATAACTTTTTATCCGGTTGCTGGTTTTTGCCGGTCAGATAGCTTTGCGTTAGGTAATCACTTTGGCAGGAAGCCGATCTGACAACGTGGACGGTCGCCACTCGTAGCTATCTTTCAGGTGGACGAAGTGGATATGGAGGCGGCGGTGGTTGTGCGCCGGAAGTTGCCGACAGCGGAAATTGGATCTGGTCTACGACTTGTAATCAGCCACTATGAAACACTTGGAGGTCCTCTCGCTTAACCGCGGTATCCGGGATCACCCAATATTGCAGCAATAGGCCCGGGGTCCGCGCCCGCGTCGCTAGTGTCCCTAGGCAAAGCGGCCCGGACTAGGATTACGGCCTACGCCAGCGCCGCTTCATCTCCAAACCGGATGATCTCTATACACAAACTGAATTTGACGTAAGTCTCTGACCGAATGCTGACTAGATAAAAATCAATGGGAGCGATCATGAAACACACCGTGGACAATGTTAGCCGCCGGTCCCTTCTCAAGACTGGCGCCGCGATTGGCGGCGGGATCGTCGCGGGCGGTCTGCCGTTGTCGCAGGTCATATGGGCAGCCGAGGGCAAGGTGCTCAGGGCGTGTTCAGATGGCGACATCACCAAACTTGATCCCGCCTTCTACAACCGCCAGGTGGAAGTGGACGTTATGAGCTGCATCTATTCGAAGCTCATACGGTACAAGCCGGGTTCCGAGTGGGGTTGGGAACTGGACGCCGCAGAACACATCGAGCAGGTCGATCCGACACATATCCGCTTCCGAATAAAAAAAGGTATCAAATTCACTGGCGGTTATGGCGAAATGACCGCGAAGGACGTGAAGTTTTCATTTGAACGCATATTCAAACAAAAGTCCTTTCTTGCACCTCAATGGGGCTCGCTAGATCGTGTTGAGTTGGAGGACGACTATACTGGCGTCTTGGTATTCAAGACGCCGTTTGTACCAGTTTGGCTCCTTTCGCTGACCGACGCTACCGGTCACGTCCTTTCCGAAGACGCGGTAATGAAGGCAACCAAAGACGGTGGCGATTTCGGCCTCAAGCCGCCGGCGTTTTCCGGCCCTTACGTGCTCGCCGACTGGAAGCCCAGCCAATACATAGTTTTGACGCGCAACCCGGAATGGTCGGGGCCGAAGCCGGGCTTTGATGAAATCCGCGTTGTGCCGGTCGACGACCTCAAAGCCCGAGAACGCGCCTATCTAGCAGGCGATGTGGATTTCACCTCTATCAGTCTCGATTCGCTTGCCGGCTTTAAGAGCAATCCACCGCCCAACACCAAGGTCGAGGAATGGCCCTCCCTTTGGTACTACTGGATCGGCATGAACATGGACCATCCGAAGCTGAAGGATGTCAATGTCCGCAAGGCGATTCAGTGGGCTATCAATGTGCCGCAAATTCTGGATGCGGCATTTGCGGGCCAGGTCAATGTGGCGACAGGCACAATTGCTCCGGGACTGGTCGGGCACCGCCCCAAGGCGCTCGTTCCGCCTGAGGGCGATCTGGCAAAGGCAAAGGAGTTTCTGGAAAAGGCCGGCGTGAACAATCTGAGCCTGAGTATCGATTGTACAAACGACAGCACGAACACAACTATAGCCCAGACGGTACAGGCACAATTGTCCCAGATCGGGATTACGATCGAGGTCAATGCCCGAGATAACAGCACATTCTGGACGCTTGGATCGGAATCGCAGGGCGAGCGCTGGAAGGACCTGCAGCTTATCGTAAATGGGTTCATCGGCCTTCCGGACCCGAACTACAACACTAACCCATTCCTGCAAAATCAAGTGGGCATCTGGAACTGGGAGCGCTTCCGTAGCGCCCGTTACGATGAGCTTGCAGCCAAGGCAAATACGGTGGAGGACCCGGATGCCCGCGGGAAACTTTACCAGGAGATGCAGGACCTGATGGAGGACTCCGGATGCTACCGGTTCCTGACCAATGGGGCCAATCCGATTATGTATCGTACCACGGAGATGCTGGCCTCAACGCGGCCGGACGGGGCCCCGCTATTTTACGATTTCCAGCCAGCCTAGGCCCTGCGGTAGGATGTGGCTCTATCTCCTCAAGCGCACCGTCCTCGCGGTCGCAATCGTTGCTACCGCGATGACGCTTGTGTTTTTAATGATCCACGCCGTGCCCGGCGATCCAGCAATAACTTTGCTCGGCCCAAGGGCATCTGCAGAGATGATTGCTCAGATACATCGCCAATTGGGCCTCGACAAACCTCTTGCTGTCCAGCTCGCTCTCTTTTTTGGCCGGGTGTTCCATGGCGATCTCGGTTTCGACGCGTTCAGCCAAAGGCCTGTTAGGGATATAGTTTTCGAGCAATTGCCCTATACGATCGAACTGATCTTCGTCTCCATCTTGTGGGCAGTCATGATCGCCGTGCCACTTGGCTGCTACTCTGCCATAAGGCGTAACTCCATAGTCGATCAAGTAACCGGCATCGTGACGGTCGCAGCGATCGCAATTCCTTCCTTCGTTGTGGCGGTCTACGCGCTGCTGTTTTTCGCGGTGACCTTGCGCTGGTTGCCAGCGATCGGAGCCGGCGGTGGATTCAAGGATGGCCTCATCTATCTCATCCTCCCGGCCTTCGCCGTAGGTCTCGGCTGGGTCGGCTATATCTCCCGATTGGTACGTGCATCCATGCTTGAGGTCCTGGGAGAAAATCACGTGCGGATGGCTCGCTCCTTCGGGATCTCGGAATGGCGCATCGTTGCCCGCTACGCACTACCGCTTGCTATTCTGCCGACGGTCACCATCCTCGGCGTCGGTATCGCATGGCTACTTTCGTCCGCCGTCTTTATCGAGGTGGTGTTCGCTCGGCCGGGCATCGGCAAGTTGATCGTGGATGCAGTCAACACCCGCAACTATCCGATTGTTATGGGGGTCGTGCTCGTTACCACGTTCCTTATCGTTGCAGCCACGACGCTCTCCGATCTTGTCAACGCATTCCTCGATCCGCGAACGCGGGAAAAGCTCTGATATGGTAGGTCTCGAGATTACCCGGCCCGAACCCAACGATGCGGCGGCGACAGGCAGCTTTGACACATTTTTGCGGCAATTCCTCAAGAATCGCCTAGGCGTGCTAGGAGCCGCCCTCGTTGTGCTCGTCTTCGCGAGCGCGTTCTTCGCTCCCCTGATTATCACGCATGATCCGATTAGAATTATGGCTGGACCTCGTCTGGCGCCTCCGTCATTGGATTTCCTGCTGGGCACGGACCAGTTGGGCCGCGACACGTTCTCGCGCGTCATCATGGGCGGCCGCATCCCGCTCATTGTCGCTTTTGCCTCTCTTGGCAGTGCGTTGGCGACTGGCATCGTGCTTGGTCTCATTGCGGCCTTTGGGCCACGTTGGCTGGACAATCTGCTCCTGCTTATCTTCGACACGATTCGTTCGTTTCCGGGCATCATCTTCGCGCTCGCGGTTATCGCTTTGCTGGGCTCAAGCTTGGTCAGCATCATTTTTGTCATCGCAATAACGTCGGTCCCGATCTACGCGCGCGTCCTGCGCACGCAGGCCCAGGCGCTTCTGAGCAGTGAGTACATAGCTGCAGAGCGCAGCATGGGCGCAGGCACGACCCGCATCCTTGGGCTCCATGTTTTACCTAATGCGATCGGACCGCTTCTTATACTGGTGAGCATGGATGTACCTGCCGTCATCGCTTGGGAAGCAGGGCTCAGCTTTCTCGGGATGGGAGTCCGGCCACCGACACCTGACTGGGGAGCGGTCCTCAACGATGGTTACAGTTATATAAGCCAAACCCCATGGCTGGTGGTCGCTAGCGGCATTCCGATTGTCCTCGCAACGCTCGGCTTCACATTTCTCGGCGAAGCCCTACGAGACATTTTTGATCCCAAACTGCGGAAAGAGCTATGAGCAGCGACGATCTGGTACAGCAAACGTCCGCTCCGCCACTTCTTGAGATCCGTGGCTTAAGTCTGGATTTCGCCACGCCGCGCGGGCGTGTTCATGCCCTTCGCAATGTTTCGCTCCGCGTCCCGGCCACACAGGTAGTTGGCCTAGTCGGCGAGAGCGGGTCCGGAAAGTCAACGCTCGCGTACGCAGTGATGGGCCTCCTGTCTGAAAATGCAGACGTGAAAGCTGGCAGCATCCTCTTCGAAGGTAAAGACCTACTCCAAATGCCCGTCCGCGAGCGCCGGATTCTGCTAGGCGATCGTCTCTCGATGATTTTTCAAGATCCGATGACTGCGCTTAATCCGGTTCGGACCATCGAAAGCCAGATGATCGACATCCAGCACAAATATCGAGGGGACCGAAGCGAAAAGCGCGATCGTGCCCTCAAGATGCTCCGCCGGGTCGGAATCCCCGACCCGCAAAGCCGGATAGGCGCGTATCCTCATCATTTTTCTGGCGGCATGCGTCAGCGTGTTTGCATCGCCATGGCACTGCTTGTGAAACCTGCGCTCCTCGTCGCCGACGAGCCAACCACTGCGCTTGATGCAACGCTGGAAGTGCAGATCATTCATTTGCTGAAGGATCTGCAAGCTGAGATTGGTTGCTCAATTCTCTTCGTCTCCCACCATCTCGGCGCGGTGGCTGAGTTGTGCGACAGGGTTGCAGTTATGTATGCGGGCGAAGTTATGGAGGAGGGTGCTGTCCGAGATATATTCCACAATCCTGCTCACCCCTACACGCGTGCGTTGCTGGACTGCGATCCCGGGCGAATGAAGAAAAGCACGCGCACTTTGCCCACCATTCCTGGCGAGGTGCCTAGTCTGCTCGGCGCCAAGGTGGGATGCATCTTTCGCACCCGGTGCTCCCATGCCTTCAATCGGTGTGCGCAAGAAAGCCCGGCCGAGCACCGCGCTGGCGTTGACCAGCTCTCGCGGTGCCACCTCCTCGACAAAGAGCGGTTGGCATTGGCATGAGCGCGCCTCTTCTTCGAGTCGAAGACCTACGCGTACGGTTCCGCACCATGGGTCCGCTGAAGGCACTTGCAACCAAGACGCCAGCCCCCTTCATAGACGCAGTATGTGGAGTGTCTTTCGAAATCCGCAAGGGCGAGACTCTCGCCCTTGTCGGTGAAAGCGGCTCAGGCAAATCCACCATTGCCCGCACCCTAATCGGCCTGCAGAGGGCTGTAGGCGGCAGCATCAAATTCGACGGGCGGGAAATTGAGGAACTCACCGGGGCTGAACGGAAGCCATACCTGCGCCGCATGGCGATGATGTTCCAGGATCCGGTCGGCTCACTCTCGCCAAGGCTGAATGTTAAATCGCTCCTGACGGAGCCCTTTCGCATCCACGGACTGAAAGGTCGAGAAGCCGGAAATGAAGTCGAGCGCCTCCTGCGCATGGTCGGCTTGCCGTTCGACTTGGCTCGTCGCTATCCACACCAACTTTCCGGCGGTCAGGCCCGGCGCGTAGGCATCGCTCGTGCACTTGCTTTGAGTCCCGACTTGATCATCGCCGATGAGCCAACCGCAGGCCTCGACGTCTCAGTGCAAGGCGAGGTGCTCAATCTTCTCGCGCGACTTCAGTACGAACTCGGCATCGCGATCCTGATTATAACGCACAATCTCAACGTCGTCCGCCATATGACCGATCGAATGGCTATCATGTATCTCGGCCGCTTCATAGAAGTCGGTTCGACCGAGCGTATTTTCGAGCATCCGCGACATCCCTACACCGAAGCATTGCTTGCCGCCAATCCAGAGCCTGATCCGGACGCGGTTCTTAATCGGATCGAGCTCAAGGGGGAGGTACCCAGCCTACTGCGGCGGCCATCCGGCTGCGAGTTTCACACCCGTTGTCGCTACGCACAGGATATTTGCTGCCGCGTGTCCCCCGAATCTTCAACAAGTCCGGATGACGCGGAGCACAGCTTCAGATGCCATTTCCCGCTCAAGCGTGAAATCAGTTCTGGCCTATTTCGTTCGCACCCTATCTCGACCAAAACCAAATGCTTGTAAAGCTTGGACCGGTCCTGCTTGGCCGCGACGTGAGGTTTAGGCCAAGCTTGATGAAGCGGAAGCGGCAAGGTTGGTCCAGGCCCTCGCGTGAATTATAGACTAGTAGGGAGGGGTGCCGCGCAACGTGCTGTCGCCTCGCGGGCTAAAGTTCGCGACGCTGGCGATGGTAACGCGAGCCTTGTTGTACAAAAACTCGCTTCTGGCAAATCGGCCGCGTTTCTCATGCCCTCTACTCGGCCACGACCAGATAATCTTTAGTACGTCAGCACATAACTTTTTCGTCTGTTGTTTCTTGTTTTTCAAGTCGTTAGCCTCACTTAAAGACCATGGCTCGAGCGAATGTCCGCTCTCGGGAAACTGTGGGATCACGGTAATGGTTATACTTGGGATCAGCGTTCTTATACCTTCAGTCGTTGAGAGTTGAGAGTAGGGAGGTTGCATGAGCAATATGGAGAAAAAATATATTTCGAAGACTCTATTCGCGGTCGATGGGGAGGATAGCTCAGTGCTTCCTGAGCGTGGAACTATGCCTGCGGTGGCTGATGCCAGCGCCTCGTCGGCGAAGGCGCCCACAGGTCCAAGCAAGGTGCGTGAGATCGAGAACATTTGGATTCCGATGTCAGATGGCATCAAGATCGCCGCGCGCGTGTGGCTGCCGGACGATGCCGAGCGTAATCCGGTGCCAGTGCTCATGGAGTACATTCCCTATCGCAAGCGCGACAGCAGGCGACTTCATGAAGAGACCTTCCATCCATACCTGGCCTCGTTTGGATATGCTTGTGTGCGACCGGACATTCGTGGGTCTGGGGATTCCGAAGGTCTGCCGATGGACGAGTGGGTTAAGCAGGAACAGGACGACGGCGTCGAAATCATTGCCTGGCTTGCTAAGCAGCCCTGGAGTTCGGGCAAGGTCGGGCTCTTTGGGATTTCCTGGGGCGGGTTCAGCGCTCTGCAGGTGGCTGCTCGCCGTCCACCTGAACTTAAAGCCATCATAACGGTTTGCTCAACAGACGACCGCTATACTGACGACACCCCCTATACCGGTGGCATGATAATGGAGGAT
It contains:
- a CDS encoding ABC transporter permease is translated as MSLADILDPFKSWHLPFSQWVQDVLTWVVTNYRPLFQTLKWPFDKLLTAFSVGLNGIPPLVTIVFVGLIAWQIAGWRLALQVAGLLVVVGLLGIWGETMTTLSLVFTAVVFCMIVGIPLGVIAGRSERAAAIYRPILDTMQTIPSFVYLVPVVMLFGIGNVPGVIVTIIFALPPVIRLTALGIRQVPEEVVEAMRAFGATNNQLLFKAQLPLALPSILAGVNQTLMMSLSMVVVASMIAVGGLGQMVLRGIGRLDVGLAATGGIGIVILAVILDRLTQAAMSRRRQFGHVAWYRRGPASVFTMMLRPYRSPATQDWKATGAELLSTNKGERL
- a CDS encoding quaternary amine ABC transporter ATP-binding protein, giving the protein MKAHSVEFKDVWKVFGTGSKLDLASVQRNDLSKAALLEKYGCVAAVAGVSFKVEASEIFCVMGLSGSGKSTLVRHVNRLIKPSSGQIIVGGEDINQKSENEMRELRARTMGMVFQNVALLPHRTVRDNVALSLELRKASVRQRREIAEEKLELVQLAGWGDRYPDQLSGGMKQRVGLARALAADPAILLMDEPFSALDPLIRRELQDQFKALSTKLGKTTLFITHDLDEAVRLGHHIGVMKDGKMLQIGSADEILGSPNDPYVEKFVQGSSRLKLLKAETVMLPLEEFKTVGQGQPLADAPRLRLDTPIEELLGLSNRNGNTPMVVVDGSGLDVGVITASSILRGVHERL
- a CDS encoding trimethylamine methyltransferase family protein, with product MSSRSGGRGARQKLRSDRTVTFLPPLDRGLPYMDLLSQEDLLRLHNISMQILEEIGIEFRDDEAVALWRAAGADVNGQRVRIDRNQLLELVAKAPEAFTVVARNPAKTISLGGRRSIFVPAYGSPNVLDLEGRRRNSTIADFVNFAKLAYQAPAIHMTGGVLCEPMDVAVPKRHLHMNYSLIRYSDKPFMGAVTSRERAEDTIAMAKIVFGDEFLQDNTVLISLANCNSPLVWDATMLDAVKVYSANNQAMIFAPFVLGGASTAASTVAAVAQLNAEALAGIAFAQLVRPGAPCIYGQWLATVSMKSGAPMAGTPEICHMNLLVGQLARHYKLPWRCSGSNTSSKLVDAQAGYEAARNMYGALIAGANFVLSTTGYLEAALTQSYSKFMLDAEQMVMFYKLGQGIALREIDEAMDAIRQSEPGSHYLGTEHTLKNFEHAFFVPELMNHDSFEQWSFNGSKDANTRGLEAAVRALKEYEAPPIDEAIDEALLDFIKRRENEIGDAVL
- a CDS encoding GlxA family transcriptional regulator; this encodes MELLVLVLPGFSHLALHAFLEPFRIANTVSRSELFHWRVAGLDTRAVQGANGISIAVDTAIGNQQASQPKPDCLAVVAGEQVEHQFTPQLNSYLRTAARHGVPVTAVGTATWLLAQTGLLAGTRCTIHWSRLAAFSEVFTQPRIRDTLFIRDGQFSTCAGELAAFDLAIDLIASHAGAFIAQEVCRHAIVDGQRSGSNRQTGPSGVAFAGVSEKLLMAMRIMEENIESPLAMSEVARRAGVSRRQLERLFSTHVGMPPVRQYLRIRVDHAKRLIEGTRLPITDVAIACGFISPSHFAKCFRMFNGITPQKCRAMVPAWVGRGLG
- a CDS encoding ABC transporter substrate-binding protein; the encoded protein is MKHTVDNVSRRSLLKTGAAIGGGIVAGGLPLSQVIWAAEGKVLRACSDGDITKLDPAFYNRQVEVDVMSCIYSKLIRYKPGSEWGWELDAAEHIEQVDPTHIRFRIKKGIKFTGGYGEMTAKDVKFSFERIFKQKSFLAPQWGSLDRVELEDDYTGVLVFKTPFVPVWLLSLTDATGHVLSEDAVMKATKDGGDFGLKPPAFSGPYVLADWKPSQYIVLTRNPEWSGPKPGFDEIRVVPVDDLKARERAYLAGDVDFTSISLDSLAGFKSNPPPNTKVEEWPSLWYYWIGMNMDHPKLKDVNVRKAIQWAINVPQILDAAFAGQVNVATGTIAPGLVGHRPKALVPPEGDLAKAKEFLEKAGVNNLSLSIDCTNDSTNTTIAQTVQAQLSQIGITIEVNARDNSTFWTLGSESQGERWKDLQLIVNGFIGLPDPNYNTNPFLQNQVGIWNWERFRSARYDELAAKANTVEDPDARGKLYQEMQDLMEDSGCYRFLTNGANPIMYRTTEMLASTRPDGAPLFYDFQPA
- a CDS encoding ABC transporter permease → MWLYLLKRTVLAVAIVATAMTLVFLMIHAVPGDPAITLLGPRASAEMIAQIHRQLGLDKPLAVQLALFFGRVFHGDLGFDAFSQRPVRDIVFEQLPYTIELIFVSILWAVMIAVPLGCYSAIRRNSIVDQVTGIVTVAAIAIPSFVVAVYALLFFAVTLRWLPAIGAGGGFKDGLIYLILPAFAVGLGWVGYISRLVRASMLEVLGENHVRMARSFGISEWRIVARYALPLAILPTVTILGVGIAWLLSSAVFIEVVFARPGIGKLIVDAVNTRNYPIVMGVVLVTTFLIVAATTLSDLVNAFLDPRTREKL
- a CDS encoding ABC transporter permease, translating into MVGLEITRPEPNDAAATGSFDTFLRQFLKNRLGVLGAALVVLVFASAFFAPLIITHDPIRIMAGPRLAPPSLDFLLGTDQLGRDTFSRVIMGGRIPLIVAFASLGSALATGIVLGLIAAFGPRWLDNLLLLIFDTIRSFPGIIFALAVIALLGSSLVSIIFVIAITSVPIYARVLRTQAQALLSSEYIAAERSMGAGTTRILGLHVLPNAIGPLLILVSMDVPAVIAWEAGLSFLGMGVRPPTPDWGAVLNDGYSYISQTPWLVVASGIPIVLATLGFTFLGEALRDIFDPKLRKEL